The following coding sequences lie in one Saccopteryx bilineata isolate mSacBil1 chromosome X, mSacBil1_pri_phased_curated, whole genome shotgun sequence genomic window:
- the LOC136317682 gene encoding LOW QUALITY PROTEIN: uncharacterized protein (The sequence of the model RefSeq protein was modified relative to this genomic sequence to represent the inferred CDS: substituted 3 bases at 3 genomic stop codons) produces the protein MIKAIYDKTTELQNVTLFGIKVFEDKSKKRKWQTFCTSEWPTFGVGWPTTGTFHKDTIKAVKAVVFSPGPHGHPDQQPYIWVWEDLADDPPPWIQPFLPPPAPSLPTTLSTTPGTPRPTPTHPDLCSMLPLKPSEPTVPTSSLYPPFPSSVLPESQTDLILFDSGLPPPYPRDVPASAAGPQLGAPQQDERGPSVEGPAQGTRSRRAQTPDDVAITLPLRHFGPPVPDGQGGNMPALQYWPFSSSDLYNWKNNNPPFSEDPVKLTDLLESLMFSHQPTWDDCQQLLGILFTSEERDRILLEARKLVPGADGRPTQLPNLIDEAFPLRRPNWDPSTPEGRPRLLLYCQTLMMGLRAAARHPTNLAKVREVIQGPEESPSRFLERLIEAYRKYTPFDPESEEQRGALAMAFIGQSATDIRRKLQRMDGLQDMALRDLVKEADKVYYKRETAEEKEQRLEKEREEXENKRDKQRNKELTKILATVVEKQDRRGKHSTSGPNQKPKLGPNQCAXCKEEGHWVRDCPKKKKKKTEEILALGDXGRRSSDPLPELRVTFNVEGTPIDFEVDTGAVYSALQNPLGPLSNKKSLVQGANGCQHRSWTTKRTMDLGRGKVQHSFLVIPECPAPLLGRDLLTMLGASIDFKPQGPEVRFSNPLVSQPIVTMLTLSAEDEYKLYETPAPGPHSTEDRWLQSFPEAWAETAGPGLAVQRPPVVVYLKPSATPVRVKQYYMSKEARESIRPHIQRLLGQGILRPCQSEWNTPLLPVKKPGKGDYRPVQDLREVNSQVMDIHPTVPNPYNLLSTLSPDRKWYTVLDLKDAFFCLRLHEDSQPLFAFEWTDPESGLSGQLTWTRLPQGFKNSPTIFDEALHQDLSAYRASTPEVTLLQYVDDLLLAAATRVQCEQGTEKLLAELAKLGYRASAKKAQICQPEVTFLGYSLRDGYRP, from the exons atgataaaggccatttatgacaaaaccACAGAACTTCAGAATGTTACCTTATTTGGAATAAAGGTATTTGAAGATAAAAGTAAG AAGCGCAAGTGGCAAACTTTCTGTACCTCCGAGTGGCCCACCTTCGGAGTAGGTTGGCCGACCACTGGAACCTTCCACAAAGACACCATAAAGGCGGTTAAAGCAGTTGTCTTCAGTCCAGGACCTCATGGCCATCCAGATCAACAGCCTTATATTTGGGTTTGGGAAGACCTGGCCGACGACCCTCCTCCTTGGATCcaacctttccttcctccccctgcaCCCTCCCTCCCAACAACCCTCTCCACCACTCCGGGCACTCCCAGACCTACTCCAACTCATCCAGACCTCTGCTCTATGCTTCCACTCAAACCTTCGGAGCCAACGGTGCCTACTTCATCCCTGTATCCACCCTttccctcctctgttctccctgaatctcaaactgaccttattctttttgattcggGACTCCCGCCTCCCTATCCCAGGGATGTCCCTGCCAGCGCTGCAGGTCCCCAGCTTGGGGCCCCACAACAGGACGAACGGGGAccatcagtggagggtccagcccAAGGTACCCGGAGCCGGAGAGCACAAACCCCAGATGACGTGGCCATCACCCTGCCCCTTCGACATTTCGGACCCCCTGTCCCTGACGGCCAAGGGGGGAACATGCCGGCGCTTCAGTATtggcccttctcctcctcagacctatataattggaaaaacaataatcCACCTTTTTCAGAGGACCCTGTCAAACTTACTGACCTTCTCGAGTCTCTTATGTTTTCCCATCAGCCCACTTGGGATGACTGCCAGCAGCTCTTAGGTATCCTCTTCACCTCCGAAGAAAGAGACCGAATTCTCCTTGAGGCCAGGAAATTGGTTCCTGGAGCTGATGGTCGTCCTACTCAACTCCCCAACCTTATAGATGAGGCTTTTCCCCTGAGGCGGCCTAACTGGGACCCTAGTACGCCTGAAGGTAGGCCGCGACTCTTACTCTATTGCCAGACTCTGATGATGGGTCTCCGAGCGGCGGCGAGACACCCCACTAATTTGGCTAAGGTAAGAGAAGTAATTCAAGGGCCAGAGGAATCCCCATCCAGATTCCTAGAGAGACTAATAGAAGCCTATAGGAAGTATACCCCTTTCGACCCTgagtctgaagaacagagaggggcACTGGCTATGGCTTTTATAGGACAGTCAGCTACTGATATACGGAGGAAACTCCAGAGGATGGATGGGTTACAGGACATGGCTCTGAGAGATTTAGTCAAAGAAGCTGATAAAGTATACTATAAAAGAGAGacagcagaggaaaaggagcaaagattagaaaaagaacgTGAGGAATAGGAAAATAAGCGAGataaacagagaaataaagagttaacaAAGATTTTGGCTACCGTAGTAGagaaacaagatagaagaggAAAGCATAGTACCTCGGgcccaaaccaaaaaccaaaattagGACCTAACCAGTGTGCCTAGTGTAAAGAAGAAGGACACTGGGTCAGGGATTGccctaagaagaagaaaaagaagactgaggaaaTCCTTGCCCTAGGAGATTAGGGGCGTCGGAGTTCAGACCCCCTCCCCGAACTCAGGGTAACATTCAATGTGGAGGGGACACCAATCGACTTTGAGGTGGATACAGGAGCGGTTTACTCCGCCTTGCAGAACCCGCTGGGCCCCCTCTCAAACAAAAAATCCTTGGTTCAGGGGGCAAATGGATGCCAGCATAGGTCATGGACAACTAAAAGGACAATGgacctggggaggggaaaagtaCAGCACTCCTTTCTGGTCATACCAGAATGCCCTGCCCCGCTGCTGGGGAGGGATTTGCTTACCATGTTGGGGGCGAGTATTGACTTCAAGCCCCAGGGACCAGAAGTAAGATTCAGTAACCCTCTTGTCAGTCAGCCTATTGTGACCATGCTGACCTTGTCTGCTGAAGATGAGTATAAACTGTATGAGACCCCTGCCCCCGGACCCCATTCAACAGAAGACAGGTGGCTTCAGAGCttcccagaggcctgggcagaaACGGCAGGGCCAGGATTAGCAGTACAAAGGCCTCCAGTGGTAGTATACCTAAAGCCCTCCGCCACCCCCGTAAGGGTCAAACAATACTACATGAGTAAAGAGGCCCGAGAAAGCATTAGGCCTCACATCCAGAGGCTACTAGGACAGGGGATCCTGAGGCCTTGTCAATCAGAATGGAACACCCCCCTGCTACCAGTAAAGAAACCAGGGAAAGGGGACTATAGACCAGTCCAGGATTTGAGAGAGGTTAACAGTCAAGTGATGGACATACATCCAACGGTCCCAAACCCTTACAACCTCCTCAGTACCCTCAGTCCTGACAGGAAGTGGTATACAGTACTGGacctgaaagatgccttcttctgcCTGCGCCTGCATGAGGACAGCCAACCCCTGTTTGCTTTCGAATGGACGGATCCTGAGAGCGGACTCAGTGGACAGCTCACCTGGACGCGGCTACCCCAGGGCTTCAAGAACTCTCCCACCATCTTTGACGAAGCGCTGCACCAGGACTTGAGTGCCTACCGAGCCTCCACCCCTGAGGTAACTCTGTTGCAGTATGTTGATGATCTGTTACTTGCAGCCGCCACCAGAGTGCAGTGCGAACAAGGAACTGAGAAACTGCTTGCCGAACTGGCCAAACTGGGATACCGGGCATCCGCCaaaaaggcccagatctgccaaccCGAAGTCACCTTCCTGGGCTACTCTCTCCGAGACG GTTACAGGCCCTGA